From the Debaryomyces hansenii CBS767 chromosome F complete sequence genome, the window tcaaatccaGACGACAGTGACGATGACgtattgataaaaatattgacgAATAATAGATTAAAGGCCAATTTATAGACAACATGTAAGGATAACAAATCACTTGCGCTCAAAAAGTTATCATGATGTAAGATAAGGTTAACCGAGTCAATACCGAAGATTGATCTTGGTTCTTCATTCTCGAAAAAGTTCGTGATGCATACCTTATCTTCCTTAATCTCGTTCAAAGACgtttttttcttttcattgGTTATAAACAATCCAAAATGCGAATTACATGAATGAAATAGTTTCCCATATAATACACGTTCAGAGTCTTCGCCGTTAATATTATTGCTATTGGAAAAGCTTCTGGCTAATTCgtttttattaatagtaCAAATTAGTAATTCAGAAGGTTCAGAAATCTGATCGTTAATAGTAAAGATATGATTCTTAAATGTAGATAATACAGATCTCGATGCAAAGTGATTCCCTAGTAGTTCATTGAACATCTTCATAATTGTAAGAAGCGAAGAAGATTTATGGAGTTCgttttcattgaaattagttATGGAATCTTCTTCGTAACTGTTTTGATATGATGCTTCTAGTAAATGTGATGTCcttgaagtaaattctcgCAAATGTACTGCCtttatatcaatattgtAATTATCATCTGAATTATCACCAAGCAGCGATATATCATGCGTGAACGACATTAAATGCGAAATTGAATGTACATCTCGTAATAACAATACTATCTTTGAAATCCTAAAATGACCTAATTGGTCAATATCAACATTTTCTAACGAACGAAATTCGTTTGAGCTATTCCCCGAGGTAATGAGTCCTGAATCCGATGACCCTTCTTTTATTATTGGGGTACCATCTAAGGTTGCTTCACCTTgtaagaatttttcaactctAAGCCTATATTCAACGGGGTAGACTAGCAAAGTCAATGGAGTGGTCAAAAAGGTGGTAACTAACGTCATCACAATAAACATTGAGTATACCCTTTGGGTAATAATTCCAGCATTCAAGCCTACAGTTAATAcaacaatttcaacaattccTTTACATGACATCAAAACACCGATTGCTAATGATTCCCGCCAAAGCAATTTATTTAGTTTTCCAGCAATAAAACCTCCAAAAATCTTGCCTACCATTGCCAATAAAATTATACCTATTGTATATGCCCAATCAATACCTCTGTTCAATAATCCTATATTCACATTTAGTCCAGCTAAAGCGAAATAAATAGGAATCAACACAATATGTActaaatcttctaatttttctgtAATTTTTATCACATATCCATTTGTCCTGGGTACAATAACTCCTACCATAAACGCCCCAAAGATGGGGTGAACACCAATAATATCAGTAAAAAAAGCTGATATGAATACCGATgttaaaataaataacatCAGAATTTGTGAAGGTTCTCCagaaatcaaatcattGGTGAATCTCCGCaaacaaaatttcattgCCAACCTTACTGGAAAACATAAAAATAGAAACCATGCTACGGTTAATAGTAAAATATAAACCGTGTTCACAGCATTAGAAGCATTGGCCAATGTAACCACTAGTGCTAGTAAAATCCATCCTGTCAAATCATTTGTAATTCCCGCCGCCAATACAATTGTGCCTACTCTATCAGTGATTAAATTCAACTCTGTTAAGATACGGGCTAAAACAGGGAATGCTGTAATACACATGGCAACCGCAATAAATACCATATATGTAGTAAACTCCATTGGTGGTAGTTCAGTTGAATCCATTCTATACGTAGTGTAAATACCCTTTGCAATACCACATCCCAAAGCAAACGGAATAGCCATATTTATCATCCCAACACTGATTGCAACcttcatattcttcttgataaatgaaatatccACTTCTAGTCcgataataaataaaaataagatAATCCCTATATTAGCCATTAACGTCAACCCAGGAATGGATTCTTCTGGAAAGCAATTCTTAGTGAAGTTGGGAATGTGACCCATTACCGATGGCCCTAGAATTATCCCTGTAACGACCTCAGCAATAACCTTAGGTTGTTGTAGTTTACGAATTGGATAGTATATTAACTGGCATAACAATATAACCAACACTGCTTGAAAAAGGAAAATAGTATAGGGTGATGATTTCAGGTATTCCAATGGGTTTCTTTGGGCAACTATGCCTGCCACTGTATGAGTCTCGACTGCCATTGCCTATACCTCTGCTCTTTCATTAACAATTGCTTTGGTTAGCACTGgtgaatataatatattgtatGATTTGAAACATATTActgtatataatttagGGCTGAGTAAAACTAGTGTGTTATCTCTTTATCGCAGGTCATCGATTACATATTTCGCGCAAACGGGTCACAGTCGTATTTTCGTATTTTCAAGGAacaaaatagaaataaGAAAACGGGAGGTATACCAAATATGGTAATGAGGGACAAACATGTATGAGCGGATCCATACCCAATGGATAATAATGTAGAAGTGTACGTACGGTATAAAGACATTGAAAAACAAAACGGAACCAGTAATGAAAGTGagattatatataaatgcATTTGAATAACGATAgatcttttgaaaaaacATATATTGCAATACAATGTATTAGTTCCTTAATAAACATCACAAAATTAACACGATTGTGACCTTGGGATATTTGGTAGTCGGAACAACGTATCCGTTTGTATTGTCTTACAGAGGATCTATTGATACCTCAATAATAAGGAAAGCAGTTATTAATATCAGAGCATTTTTCGCTAAAGTATAATGTTCAAATTACTAAGTGCTGAATAAAGTCTTTTTCTGAACAGTTTTGTCGACGTCAAACGTGTAGGAGTGATTTTAATGGTATCAATTGGCTATTAGTAACTACATGTCGTGCTGGTAGGTGAGTAGATATTCTAATCTCacaaatattgatatatctCTTGTCATGGTAGCATGTTGACAATCGGATCTTTTTCGGTTGATTATAGCTCTATGAATGTTCACATGATCTTTAAGGATGAATAAGTGACATTTAACCAATATTTAAAAGATTCAGTATATATCCCTGcagaatatataatttctttggACTACTAAATACGCTTAGAAACTCGTAAATTATAATCAACTTGAAGTAAGAACTAACAATAAGTTTCTCAAACCTTTGAATTATAGTAAGAGAACGATAGTTTAAAGAAGTTTTTCACCCAATACACTGTGCCATTTGGAAATATCTTTCTCAGTTTCAGCTGAAAGAAGATTAAGTTCAACAATATCCGAAGAAGCTAAAATTCCTCAATACGCAACTTCTTCTGCAACGGATAGGCAGTGATATTGTACTATTTTTAAAGTTTTATctttcatcaacaattcTCAAGGGATAAGGttttttgtatttcaaattttatgGTCCCATATTCATCTTTTTACTCCGTTTAAGgaattcattatcagatCCAAATGATAGAAAACTTTCTATTTTTCTGGAACCCTTCATTCAAAAGATGTAATGAAATCAGTTCAACGCCACCCTTGAGCTAACTTCTTGAAAACAACGCTGTTACAAagatattattttgatttcatataattggaattaaaCTAAAACGCTACCAAACTAATTTTAATAGCACGACTCGTTAGTTCATATATCTACAACCAAAAAGCAATAAAATTTACTACTTACGACATATTTAGTTTACTTATATTATCTGAGTTCCTACTATTGCAAAGATTTTATCTTAATGATCTTGTTCTATTTGCACTTTTAAAGCTTGATTAAGCTCTTCGAAACGATTTTTCGTTTTAACTAACAAGCCTGTCCATTCAAAAACataagaaaaaaaaaccACTAAAATCTTCCGATTGAATAAGCTTGGTTTTAGTTTGGCCATCTATTTCTAATggaataaattcaaaagaatgTATACCAACAAAcatgaaatcaaaaagtAATTTACCTTTCTATCTAAGAGCACTTGCACTGTTCTCCAACACTATTGGATATATTGTGTTTTCATTGCCGCCAATTAGTTTCATTTTAATTTCTAACTGAGTTCCTGGTATCGGTGCTGCACCCGAAGTATAGATTTTAAAGCTAGTGAAAAATGGGTTCCATTCTGAGTACTTCTGAAAATCTAAAATTACGTCTCTAACTTTCTCTGGTTTGGAATTGATTAAGATTTGTGTATTCAACTGCATAATTGATTCTGTAGAATTACAATTGTCTTCTGCTTAATGttgtttatatataaattgcCTT encodes:
- a CDS encoding DEHA2F27280p (similar to uniprot|P40309 Saccharomyces cerevisiae YJL094C KHA1 Putative K+/H+ antiporter), whose protein sequence is MAVETHTVAGIVAQRNPLEYSKSSPYTIFLFQAVLVILLCQLIYYPIRKLQQPKVIAEVVTGIILGPSVMGHIPNFTKNCFPEESIPGLTLMANIGIILFLFIIGLEVDISFIKKNMKVAISVGMINMAIPFALGCGIAKGIYTTYRMDSTELPPMEFTTYMVFIAVAMCITAFPVLARILTELNLITDRVGTIVLAAGITNDLTGWILLALVVTLANASNAVNTVYILLLTVAWFLFLCFPVRLAMKFCLRRFTNDLISGEPSQISMLFILTSVFISAFFTDIIGVHPIFGAFMVGVIVPRTNGYVIKITEKLEDLVHIVLIPIYFALAGLNVNIGLLNRGIDWAYTIGIILLAMVGKIFGGFIAGKLNKLLWRESLAIGVLMSCKGIVEIVVLTVGLNAGIITQRVYSMFIVMTLVTTFLTTPLTLLVYPVEYRLRVEKFLQGEATLDGTPIIKEGSSDSGLITSGNSSNEFRSLENVDIDQLGHFRISKIVLLLRDVHSISHLMSFTHDISSLGDNSDDNYNIDIKAVHLREFTSRTSHLLEASYQNSYEEDSITNFNENELHKSSSLLTIMKMFNELLGNHFASRSVLSTFKNHIFTINDQISEPSELLICTINKNELARSFSNSNNINGEDSERVLYGKLFHSCNSHFGLFITNEKKKTSLNEIKEDKVCITNFFENEEPRSIFGIDSVNLILHHDNFLSASDLLSLHVVYKLAFNLLFVNIFINTSSSSSSGFEEKIRSLFSPNTKAHLSIHYTKEDSLKDDILKANTRSSNEMFVVPNNLAKNEEDEMFSGAVNQLIDISETEGFNVLVVKAASF
- a CDS encoding DEHA2F27302p (some similarities with CA1196|IPF10394 Candida albicans IPF10394); translated protein: MQLNTQILINSKPEKVRDVILDFQKYSEWNPFFTSFKIYTSGAAPIPGTQLEIKMKLIGGNENTIYPIVLENSASALR